In Bacteroidota bacterium, a genomic segment contains:
- a CDS encoding PKD domain-containing protein produces SDFPTTPGCYDPTLNNAAGTNNGDGILFKLSLNGAGTADLKYSTYLGGSSNDQSFDIAVNAAGEAFVTGITLSNNFPTTPGSYDPSYNAPCTTASYNVFLVKMNTTGTALVYSTFVGGNGIGMSVQVNAKDQAYVNVAYPTRAIPLTGGACGTLNDVPMLTCSYKKIVTNGSGVALYKFNNTGSKLLFTAWIGGSNIDGDFGNTHISLVKNGCNEDVVMTTVTHSSDFPTTAGTFQTSKKNLQSSEDQPVVLRLSQTFNADFTVPAATCNSPAKFNNITNQCGMWDSVQTWLWDFGDGTTSNLISPSHTYAVPGTYTVKLIAICPDDTIAKSITVTGVCGMSVTATPASVCPGVCATITATGNGGAAPYTYSWNTGFTTQSINPCPGSTTTYTVKITDAAGATATTTSVITVNPGVNVTAVPTDITCNGSTNGSAVATGGSGTSPYTYSWSNGQTTQSITGLIQGSYTIKVTDSKGCTSTITTVIISPPAITGQFAKGTANCAGCGCKEWVMVNASGGTTPYSYSWPDGYVNRYKNQLCPGAYTINIKDKNGCSVNINVSAP; encoded by the coding sequence ATTTGGGAGGATCTTCAAATGACCAGTCTTTTGATATTGCCGTGAATGCTGCCGGTGAAGCTTTTGTGACAGGCATAACACTTTCAAATAACTTCCCTACCACTCCGGGTTCTTACGATCCTTCTTACAATGCACCTTGTACCACCGCTTCTTATAATGTCTTCCTTGTAAAAATGAATACTACCGGTACGGCATTGGTTTATTCAACTTTTGTAGGAGGTAATGGAATTGGAATGTCCGTTCAGGTAAATGCCAAAGATCAGGCCTATGTTAATGTAGCCTACCCTACCAGGGCGATTCCACTAACGGGAGGTGCCTGTGGAACATTAAATGATGTGCCAATGTTAACTTGCAGTTATAAGAAAATTGTAACCAATGGTAGCGGAGTTGCACTTTATAAATTCAATAATACCGGCAGCAAATTGCTCTTTACCGCATGGATAGGAGGAAGTAATATTGACGGCGATTTTGGGAATACCCATATTTCATTGGTCAAAAACGGCTGTAATGAAGATGTCGTCATGACCACTGTAACTCACTCTTCCGATTTTCCGACTACTGCCGGCACTTTTCAAACCAGCAAGAAGAACCTTCAGAGTTCGGAAGACCAACCGGTCGTGTTGCGTTTATCGCAAACATTCAACGCCGATTTTACAGTTCCTGCCGCAACTTGTAATTCACCGGCAAAGTTCAATAATATTACAAATCAATGCGGCATGTGGGATTCCGTACAAACATGGTTATGGGATTTTGGAGATGGTACAACTTCTAACCTGATAAGCCCAAGTCATACTTATGCCGTACCGGGCACATACACAGTAAAATTAATTGCCATTTGTCCTGATGATACTATTGCCAAAAGTATTACTGTTACCGGCGTTTGCGGGATGTCCGTTACTGCAACACCGGCAAGTGTTTGTCCGGGTGTCTGTGCCACTATTACTGCAACCGGTAATGGGGGTGCCGCCCCTTATACCTATTCCTGGAATACAGGTTTCACTACACAAAGTATAAATCCTTGCCCGGGCTCAACAACAACATATACAGTAAAAATAACGGATGCAGCCGGGGCAACAGCCACCACCACTTCAGTAATAACTGTTAATCCGGGAGTAAATGTTACGGCTGTCCCAACCGATATAACCTGCAATGGAAGTACGAATGGGAGTGCTGTTGCTACAGGCGGAAGTGGCACCTCTCCCTATACCTATAGTTGGAGTAACGGACAAACAACTCAATCCATAACAGGACTCATACAGGGTAGTTATACAATAAAAGTCACGGACAGTAAGGGTTGTACTTCAACAATAACAACGGTTATTATTTCACCGCCTGCAATTACCGGGCAGTTTGCCAAAGGCACTGCTAACTGTGCGGGTTGCGGCTGTAAGGAATGGGTAATGGTAAATGCCAGTGGCGGTACAACTCCTTACAGTTATTCATGGCCCGATGGATATGTGAACAGATATAAAAATCAGCTTTGTCCGGGCGCCTACACAATAAATATAAAAGATAAAAACGGATGCAGTGTGAACATAAATGTAAGTGCTCCATAA